The genomic region ATTGTTCAAAACTCATGGCAAAGGGAAAGGGAGGAGTAATTATAAATATTGCTTCTACTAGGGCCTTTATGTCAGAGGAAAATACTGAGCCATACTCTGCATCTAAAGGTGGAATTATTGCTTTAACCCATAGTCTAGCTATTAGTTTAGGAAAATACAATATTAGGGTTAATTCTATCAGCCCTGGCTGGATTCATACTGGAGCTGAATCTGAATTAACTGAAGGAGATCATCGACAACATCCTGTAGGTCGGGTGGGAAAGATAGAAGATATAGTTTCTACTTGTCTGTACTTAACTTCAGAGAGAGCTGGATTTATCACAGGAGAAAATATAATCATTGATGGTGGTATGACCAAAAAGATGATTTATATATAAAGAAAAATTGTATTTCCTAAAATGTTTATAATAAATTTATAATTGTATAATTGACTAGGGATATGGAATAATATACAATTAGAATTACCGACCGACCGTTCGGTCGGTAATATTTGTGTAGAAGGAGTGAAAAAATGTTATCTAATTATAGTGTGAAAAAACCATACACAGTAGTTGTAGGAGTAATAATAGTTGCCCTATTAGGGGTTGTATCTTTAATGAATATGACTACTGACTTGTTGCCAAGCTTGAATTTACCCTATGCGGTAATTTCTACAACTTATATAGGAGCTAGTCCTGAGGAAGTAGAAACAGTAGTGACAAGGCCCATAGAACAAGCTATGGCTTCATTAAATAACCTCAAGAATATCTCCTCTATTTCTAGAGAGAACATGTCTTTAGTTATTTTAGAGTTCACCGCTAGTGCCAATATGGATTCAGCTTTTGTAGAGATGCGGGAAAGTTTAGATATGATCATGGCTTATATGCCTGATGGTGTAGGAAATCCCATAATGTTAAAACTAAACCCTGATATGATGCCTATAATGGTGTTATCAGTGGCTATGGAAGGAATGGAAATTGGGGAATCTTCCCAATTTGTTTCAGATAATATAATCCATGAATTTGAAAGTATTGAAGGGGTAGCCTCTGTATCGGCATCAGGTTTAGTGGAAAGTGGTATCCATATTATCCTTAGGGATGAAAAAATAGAGGAAGTCAATCAAAATTTAGCTAATTTCTTTAGAATGACTGTTCCCCATATGCCAGCACCTAATATTTCTATCAATAGAGAAATGGTCTCTGGTATTTTAAAAGGTCAAAATTTTTCAATGCCAGCAGGTTATATCACTGAAGATGGTGTTAGTTATTTAGTAAGAACAGGAGATGCCATCAAAGATATAGATGAACTGAAAAATTTGCCGATAATAACTTTACCTTTCCCTAACTTAGAACCAATAACGTTACAAGATGTTGCAGAGATTATAGTAACAGATAATTCTGATACGATGTACACCAAACTTAATGGCAATAATGCTGTTATATTAAATATTCAAAAGCAATCGGAATACTCAACAGCGGATGTAGCTAATAGGGTAAGGGAAAGAATTGCAGTTTTAGCAAATCGATATCAAGGTTTAGATATAGTTCCATTGATGGATCAAGGGATCTATGTAGATATGGTTGTCAGTTCTATATCTAATAACCTAATCTTTGGTGGTATTTTAGCTGTTGCAATTCTCTTGTTATTTTTACGGGATATCAGACCAACTATAGTAGTAGGATTTGCCATCCCGGTAAGTTTAGTTACAGCACTAGTGATGATGTATTTTAGTAATGTAACACTAAACATTATTTCAATGGGTGGTTTAGCTTTAGGGGTAGGAATGTTAGTAGATAATTCCATAGTTGTGATTGAAAACATCTATAGGATGAGGAGTGAAGGAAAAAGCCCTAAAGAGGCAGCGGTGGAAGGAGCTGTAGAGGTTTCTGGAGCGATAATGGCTTCAACTTTAACTACGGTATCTGTATTTGCACCAATTCTCTTTACCCAAGGGATAACAAGGCAGCTCTTTACTGATATGGGATTAACAATTGCTTATTCCCTCTTTGCTAGTTTAATCATTGCGTTAACCCTTGTACCGATGATGGCTTCGAATATAATAGTTAAAGAGGTAAATAGGGAAAATAAGGTTTTGGATAAAGTTAAAGGAATATATACTAATATTCTAGAATTTTCCTTAAGGAAAAAATGGCTAGTAATAATTTTGGTTACAGTCCTTTTTGTTACTAGTATAGTTAGTGCCTTTAGTTTAGGAACGGAGTTTTTCCCAGCAACCGATACAGGTCAGATAATGGTTGATATAACCATGCCGGAAGGAAGTTCCTTTAAAGATACTGTGAATATCGCCGATGAAGTTATGGAAATAGTTAAAGATATTCCCTATGTTGCTCATGTGGGAGGAACTATAGGCGGTAGGATGGGCTTCGGTTTTATGGGGGGTAGAAGATCGGGGGATAATGCTTTAATATATGTATTAGTAGATGAAGAAAACATTAATAAAACTCCAGAAATTATTAGGGAAATTCGGGAAAAGGTTAAAGATATTCCCGCTGAAATCAGTGTTAGGGATAGTGGTTCAGATATGAGTGCCATGACAGGAGGTAGAGGTATAGCCATTTCTGTCATGGGTAGAGATTTTCATATCCTTGAAAATATTGCTAAAGATATAGCCCAAATCGTAGAAAGTGTAGAAGGAACAACAGAAGTATTTGATGGCATTGATAGAACAGAACCGGAAATAAGGGTGGTTGTAGATAAAGAGAAGAGTATTGCTTATGGTTTAACTGTCGCACAAGTTTTTATGGAGATTAATAATTTACTTCGCAGTCCCGGTGTAGATACAACTATTACTATAGGAAATATTGATTATGGCATTAGAGTTAAAGATGAAAAAGCTACCAAAGGGATAACAAGGGAAGAGCTGGAAAATTTAGTTATAAAAGGTCCTAATGGAGAAGTGCCATTAAAAGATATTGCGAAAATTGAAGATGGTTGGGGCTATGGTTCAATTAGAAGGGAAAATAGCCAAAGGTTATTGACAGTAACGGCTGAACTTGAAGAAGGGTATAATATTGGTTTAGTAAACAGGGAAATTAGTAGGAAATTGTCAGATTACCAATTGCCAGAAGGTTATAGAATTAAAGTTGGGGGCGAACAAGAAGCAATTGATAATGCATTTAGAGATTTATTCTTTATGTTAGCCTTGGCTGTAGCTTTGATTTACTTAATTATGGTAGCTCAATTCCAATCTTTACTATCACCTTTTATCGTTATGTTTACTATTCCATTAGCCTTTACTGGAGGATTTTTTGCTCTAAGAGTTACAGGAAATCCTGTGAGTATTGTAGCCTTTATCGGTCTAATAATTTTATCGGGGGTAGTAGTTAATAATGGTATAGTTTTTATCGACTATATAAACATTTTAAGGAGAAGAGGTCTAACAAAGAGGGATGCCATTATTACCGCTGGTAATGTCCGTTTAAGACCGATAATAATGACAGCTTTAACGACTATAATAGCTTTATCTACTATGTCTGTTGGTATGGGTACTGGAACAGAAATGATTCAGCCTATGGCGATAACTGCTATTGGCGGGTTGATTTATGCAACATTATTAACCTTAATTTTTATACCAGTACTATACGATATTTTTAATAGAAAAGAATATAAAAAGGATGTGGCTTAAATGTCACAAGAGAAAAAAGAACTACTATATGGAGCTACCTTAAGTTTAATCGCTGAAAGTCATCACTTAGGGAGTATAAAAGTAGCAGATATTGCAGCAAAGGCTAATATGGGAAAAAGTACCGTATACGAATACTTTGATAGTAAAGAACAGTTAATAGCAGAATCTCTAATCTTTATGTTTAAAAAAGGAATTGAAGCCTTTGAAAAGATAGTGTCAGAGGATAGAAGTTTTAAAGAAACTTTTTTCATCCTACTAGATAATTTAGCAGATTGTATGGATAAAAATAAAAGGATGTTAGATTATATGACTATGAATGAATATAACTTTGCCATCCACCAAACTGTAAAAAGTATAATGCTAGAGAAATTTGAAGAAATACGCTTGACTTATTTTAAAGCTGTGGAAAAGTTAGTGGATAAAAGCATAAAAGAAGGCATAGTTAAGGTAAAACCGGAGAAATTTGATTGGTATATGGCAGTGGTAAATTCAATGACTTATATGTTTATTCACAAACAAAATTTTCCAGAGTTTAATCATTTAACCGATGAAGAAGTTAAAGAAAAAGCCTATTCTGCTTTTTTAACAATCCTTAATAATAATTTCTAAAGAAAGAGGGATCGTGCCTCTTTCTTTATTACTTTAATATAAAAAATTGATACAGATATAATTAAATTCTTAAAACAGTAAACAGTTATGATTACTATTCGGAGATTTAAAAAGCTATTTTTAATAAAAATTGGCTCAAAAATCATTTTTTTTGTTAAAAATGTTGACAAATAAAAAAGATGAGGTTATAATAAATAACATCAACCACATAGTGAGTAATGTTTAAGGTATAACAGCCGGTCGGAAAACATTACTACAGTAAAACTCCCTTTTCTCACCTACTAGGTAAATCTCCACTTGCCTAGTAGGTGAGTTTTTATTTATTGACTTAATTTCCCCTTTTAGTTAATATATGATTAAACAGACATATGAAGGGGAATTTGAGATGGTTGAGATTTTTAAAGGATTAAGTGATGAAAATAGGTTGAGGATAGTAAATCTTTTACTCTACCGTGAGTTGTGTGTTTGTGATATAGAAAAAATTCTAGAAATAAGCCAATCCAATGCATCTAGACACTTAAATAAATTAAAATCTTGTGGGATAATTGCACAAACAAAAAAGGCTCAATGGGTATTCCATAGGATTGATGAAAATTTTTTAAAGGAAAATCAGCTGCTAATTCAATATTTAAAAGTTGAACTGCAGAAAAATCCCCAAATACAAGCTGATTTAGAAAAATTAAAAGGACATACAATAACTTGTATATCCTAGTTTGATTATAGGAATTTTTGTCCTTTAACAAATACTCCTTTAACATTTAAGTTTTTATCTATTAGGACTAAATCGGCATATTTCCCTACTTTAATACTACCGGTTTTGTCAGCAACTCCGATTAATTTTGCTGGGTTAAAAGAAGCAGATTTGATAGCTTGTTCTAAAGGAATACCAAACATGTAACAGTTTTTTACACATTCCATTAAATTAGTAGTGGAACCTGCTATTGTGCCATTTTCTAATGTTGCCTTTCCATTTTTAACTATAATATTTTGTCCACCCAATTTGTAGTAACCATCTTTCATTCCACAGGCCGCCATACTATCACTTACTAAAATAACTCTATCATTACCAACGGTTTTGAATGTTGTTCTAATTACTGCTGGATGGACATGGATTCCATCACAGATTAGTTCCACTGTGACATCACTATCAAATGCTGCCCCTATAACTCCAGGGGAACGATGGTTAAAGGGAGACATAGCATTATAAAGATGGGTGATATTTTTTACTCCTAAGTTTATACTATCTAATGCCCTTTGATAGTCGGCATCGGTATGGGCTAAAGAAAGGACCGCTTTATTTTTTACCCCTTTAATAAACTCTTCGCTGTTTTCTAGTTCTGGTGCTAAGGCACAGATTTTGATGTTTTCTCCACTAGCTTTGTACAACCTATTGAATAATTGAATATCTGGATTTTTTAGGTGCTCTTCAGCTTGGGCACCTTTTTTATTTTTAGAGAAAAATGGACCTTCCATATAAATCCCATGGATATATGCTCCTTCTGTTTTTTCTCCCATATAAGAATAAGCTACTTTGAAAATGTTTTCTAATTTCTCTTCTGGTAATGTCATAGAGGTGCCTAAGAAAGAAGTTATTCCATTACTGGCGAGGTAATGGGAGATGGTTTTTAGGGAGGTAATTTCTCCGTCACAAAAATCACAACCAGAACAACCGTGGATATGGATATCTATTAGACCAGGGATTAAATATAAGCCTTGGGCATCTATTGATACTTGTGAATGGATATTTTTTTCTATATTACTAATGTATTCACCTTCAATTTCTAGATCTGACTTTTCAAATGTAAAATTTTCATTTAATACTTGGGCATTTTTAATTACTAAACCCATTTTTTCACCACCTTATTTTATGGGGTATTGTTCTATGTAATGGGGATATTTCTCTGCAATAACGGATAAAGCTGGTTCATCGGCTACAACAATCAAGTCATTGTGAAGTTGTAAAATTGAAGCTGGGACTTGTGGGGATATAGGGCCAAAAAGGGCTTGATAGAGGATCTCACTTTTTTCCTCACCACTGGCAATTAGTAGGATTTTTTTAGCTTGCATTATACTTTTAATACCCATTGTATAAGCATGGGTAGGCACTTCTTCTAAGGATGAGAAAAAACGGGAGTTAGCTTTTATTGTTTCTTCTGCTAACTTGACACAATGGGTTTCTTTTTCAAAAGCCTCATTAGGTTCATTAAAACCAATGTGGCCATTATGCCCTAATCCTAATAGCTGTAGATCGATCCCTCCTAAACTTTTTATAATGTTATTATATCTTTTACACTCTTTTTCTACATCTTTTTCTAATCCATTAGGGATATGGACATTTTTTAATTGGATATTTATATATTTAAAAAAATTGTGATACATGTAGTAATAATAACTTTGTTCATTTTCCCGGGAAAGGCCACAATATTCATCTAAGTTGACAGTTTTTACTTGAGAAAAATCGATATCTCCTTTTTTGTACCATTCTATCAGCTGTTGATAAATCCCAAGGGGGGTGGAACCTGTAGCTAGACCTAAAACACTTTTAGGATTTAAGATAACTTGAGCAGATAAAATATTAGCAGCTTTTCTGCTCATTGTTTGATAATCATTGGCATAAATGATTTTCATAGTAAACACCTCCATTATCTATACTTGATTTTACTTGGATAGTAACATATAGGAGAGAAAACGTCAATTTTGATTTATATATCTATTCGTTAGAATAAAAGAGAAAATTAAAGAAAGTTTAACAAAACACTTATAAAAATATTTTTCAAAAATTAATTTATGTATTGAAATATTTTTTCATTAATGTTATTCTTTATATAGACAGAAATGGGGGAATATTATGAAATGGGTTTTAGGAATAGATGGTGGAGGCTCAAAAACTGAAGCTTATGCAGTAGATTTAAAAGGAAAAGTATTAGGTGTAACTGTTGGGGAATCTTGTAATTATTACATTATCGGCTTAGAGAAATTTATCAAAAATATTAGACAGTTGATATTACAAATTGCTAGCATGACAAATTTAAAAATAGAAGATTTAGTAATAATAAGTTTAGGTTTAGCAGGTGTAGGTAATTCAAGAGATAAAGAGTTAATTTTAAGTAAGCTAGAAGAATTGCACTTATCATGTAAATATATAGTAAATAGTGATGCGAAAATTTCTTTGTTTAGT from Anaerobranca gottschalkii DSM 13577 harbors:
- a CDS encoding ArsR/SmtB family transcription factor; the protein is MVEIFKGLSDENRLRIVNLLLYRELCVCDIEKILEISQSNASRHLNKLKSCGIIAQTKKAQWVFHRIDENFLKENQLLIQYLKVELQKNPQIQADLEKLKGHTITCIS
- a CDS encoding efflux RND transporter permease subunit; this encodes MLSNYSVKKPYTVVVGVIIVALLGVVSLMNMTTDLLPSLNLPYAVISTTYIGASPEEVETVVTRPIEQAMASLNNLKNISSISRENMSLVILEFTASANMDSAFVEMRESLDMIMAYMPDGVGNPIMLKLNPDMMPIMVLSVAMEGMEIGESSQFVSDNIIHEFESIEGVASVSASGLVESGIHIILRDEKIEEVNQNLANFFRMTVPHMPAPNISINREMVSGILKGQNFSMPAGYITEDGVSYLVRTGDAIKDIDELKNLPIITLPFPNLEPITLQDVAEIIVTDNSDTMYTKLNGNNAVILNIQKQSEYSTADVANRVRERIAVLANRYQGLDIVPLMDQGIYVDMVVSSISNNLIFGGILAVAILLLFLRDIRPTIVVGFAIPVSLVTALVMMYFSNVTLNIISMGGLALGVGMLVDNSIVVIENIYRMRSEGKSPKEAAVEGAVEVSGAIMASTLTTVSVFAPILFTQGITRQLFTDMGLTIAYSLFASLIIALTLVPMMASNIIVKEVNRENKVLDKVKGIYTNILEFSLRKKWLVIILVTVLFVTSIVSAFSLGTEFFPATDTGQIMVDITMPEGSSFKDTVNIADEVMEIVKDIPYVAHVGGTIGGRMGFGFMGGRRSGDNALIYVLVDEENINKTPEIIREIREKVKDIPAEISVRDSGSDMSAMTGGRGIAISVMGRDFHILENIAKDIAQIVESVEGTTEVFDGIDRTEPEIRVVVDKEKSIAYGLTVAQVFMEINNLLRSPGVDTTITIGNIDYGIRVKDEKATKGITREELENLVIKGPNGEVPLKDIAKIEDGWGYGSIRRENSQRLLTVTAELEEGYNIGLVNREISRKLSDYQLPEGYRIKVGGEQEAIDNAFRDLFFMLALAVALIYLIMVAQFQSLLSPFIVMFTIPLAFTGGFFALRVTGNPVSIVAFIGLIILSGVVVNNGIVFIDYINILRRRGLTKRDAIITAGNVRLRPIIMTALTTIIALSTMSVGMGTGTEMIQPMAITAIGGLIYATLLTLIFIPVLYDIFNRKEYKKDVA
- a CDS encoding TetR/AcrR family transcriptional regulator, whose product is MSQEKKELLYGATLSLIAESHHLGSIKVADIAAKANMGKSTVYEYFDSKEQLIAESLIFMFKKGIEAFEKIVSEDRSFKETFFILLDNLADCMDKNKRMLDYMTMNEYNFAIHQTVKSIMLEKFEEIRLTYFKAVEKLVDKSIKEGIVKVKPEKFDWYMAVVNSMTYMFIHKQNFPEFNHLTDEEVKEKAYSAFLTILNNNF
- the nagB gene encoding glucosamine-6-phosphate deaminase, with the translated sequence MKIIYANDYQTMSRKAANILSAQVILNPKSVLGLATGSTPLGIYQQLIEWYKKGDIDFSQVKTVNLDEYCGLSRENEQSYYYYMYHNFFKYINIQLKNVHIPNGLEKDVEKECKRYNNIIKSLGGIDLQLLGLGHNGHIGFNEPNEAFEKETHCVKLAEETIKANSRFFSSLEEVPTHAYTMGIKSIMQAKKILLIASGEEKSEILYQALFGPISPQVPASILQLHNDLIVVADEPALSVIAEKYPHYIEQYPIK
- the nagA gene encoding N-acetylglucosamine-6-phosphate deacetylase, with the protein product MGLVIKNAQVLNENFTFEKSDLEIEGEYISNIEKNIHSQVSIDAQGLYLIPGLIDIHIHGCSGCDFCDGEITSLKTISHYLASNGITSFLGTSMTLPEEKLENIFKVAYSYMGEKTEGAYIHGIYMEGPFFSKNKKGAQAEEHLKNPDIQLFNRLYKASGENIKICALAPELENSEEFIKGVKNKAVLSLAHTDADYQRALDSINLGVKNITHLYNAMSPFNHRSPGVIGAAFDSDVTVELICDGIHVHPAVIRTTFKTVGNDRVILVSDSMAACGMKDGYYKLGGQNIIVKNGKATLENGTIAGSTTNLMECVKNCYMFGIPLEQAIKSASFNPAKLIGVADKTGSIKVGKYADLVLIDKNLNVKGVFVKGQKFL